In Actinoplanes derwentensis, the following proteins share a genomic window:
- a CDS encoding sulfotransferase family protein has product MTLPDFLIAGVPKAGTTALHAALAGHPDLFLPSVKEPKFFLSDGPPPIVGGPGDVQTYQEHVWRRADYEKLFAPALPGTLKGEATPFYLYDLASHDRIKDLVPDVKLIILLRDPVDRAHSNWTHLWVAGLEEEADFLTACRAEQSRRANHWADFWHYIGLGLYGRQLQHLYQRFSREQVLLLRYRDLKDSPAQTLDRVCSFLGVRTGVLTSIPRENVNRHYVEDNAVNRVLRGLLRTGGEFGHHFPVPLRLAARGPVLTLLHRKRGNRPVTTPDERAALLPYFAEDIALLQDVTGEDYDDWLSLDRHAKAR; this is encoded by the coding sequence ATGACACTTCCCGACTTCCTGATCGCGGGCGTGCCCAAGGCCGGCACCACGGCCCTGCACGCCGCGCTGGCCGGGCATCCCGACCTGTTCCTGCCGTCGGTCAAGGAGCCGAAGTTCTTTCTCTCCGACGGGCCGCCGCCTATCGTCGGCGGCCCCGGTGACGTGCAGACATACCAGGAGCACGTGTGGCGGCGGGCCGACTACGAGAAGCTCTTCGCCCCGGCTTTGCCCGGCACCCTCAAGGGCGAGGCGACCCCGTTCTACCTCTACGACCTGGCATCCCACGACCGGATCAAGGACCTGGTCCCGGACGTGAAGCTGATCATCCTGCTCCGGGACCCGGTCGATCGGGCCCACTCCAACTGGACCCACCTCTGGGTGGCCGGTCTGGAGGAGGAGGCCGACTTCCTCACCGCCTGCCGCGCCGAGCAGTCACGCCGGGCGAACCACTGGGCGGACTTCTGGCACTACATCGGGCTAGGGCTGTACGGACGGCAGCTTCAGCACCTCTACCAGCGTTTCTCTCGCGAACAGGTGCTTCTGCTACGCTACCGCGACCTCAAGGACAGCCCGGCGCAGACGCTGGACCGGGTCTGCTCCTTCCTCGGTGTGCGGACCGGTGTGCTCACCTCGATCCCGAGGGAGAACGTGAACCGTCACTACGTCGAGGACAACGCCGTGAACCGCGTGTTGCGCGGCCTGCTGCGGACCGGCGGCGAGTTCGGGCACCACTTCCCGGTGCCGCTGCGCCTGGCCGCCCGGGGTCCGGTGCTCACCCTCCTGCACCGCAAACGGGGCAACCGCCCGGTGACCACCCCGGACGAGCGCGCCGCCCTCCTGCCGTACTTCGCCGAGGACATCGCCCTGCTCCAGGACGTCACCGGCGAGGATTACGACGACTGGCTGAGCCTGGACCGGCACGCCAAAGCCCGGTGA
- a CDS encoding glycoside hydrolase family protein, which yields MTIGITALPLPGWEDSTVVVEPPGTEPGAWSGAPSTVHADGFVYLVYRLRLPLGAGRGIANVVARSADGIDFTVVAEIGKDRFGAESLERPALVRTPEGRWRLYVSAATPDTKHWRVDLIEADTPEGLATAPARTVLAGSPESGVKDPVLHHDQHGWHLWASVHPLESWDDADRMTTEYATSPDGVHWTWVRTALTGRPGEWDARGVRVSSVVVDGDRITVSYDGRATAGENWEERTGVASGVRLPDGTFGQLTAEDREPVGSPHEPHGLRYLSLVALPGGRQRLYYEATRADGAHDLRTELF from the coding sequence TTGACCATCGGAATCACCGCCCTGCCCCTGCCCGGATGGGAGGACTCCACCGTGGTGGTGGAGCCGCCGGGCACCGAGCCGGGAGCCTGGTCCGGCGCACCGAGCACGGTCCACGCCGACGGGTTCGTCTACCTGGTCTACCGCCTCCGCCTCCCGCTCGGTGCCGGTCGCGGCATCGCCAACGTGGTGGCCCGCTCCGCCGACGGCATCGACTTCACCGTGGTCGCCGAGATCGGCAAGGACCGCTTCGGCGCCGAGTCCCTGGAGCGACCTGCCCTGGTCCGCACCCCGGAGGGCAGGTGGCGGCTCTACGTCAGCGCCGCCACCCCCGACACCAAACACTGGCGGGTCGACCTGATCGAGGCCGACACCCCGGAAGGCCTGGCCACCGCCCCGGCCCGGACCGTGCTGGCCGGTTCCCCGGAGTCCGGTGTCAAGGATCCGGTGCTGCACCACGACCAGCACGGCTGGCACCTGTGGGCGTCGGTGCACCCCCTGGAGTCCTGGGACGACGCCGACCGGATGACCACCGAGTACGCGACCAGCCCCGACGGTGTGCACTGGACCTGGGTGCGCACCGCCCTGACCGGACGGCCGGGGGAGTGGGACGCCCGTGGTGTGCGGGTGTCCTCGGTGGTGGTCGACGGCGACCGGATCACCGTCTCCTACGACGGCCGTGCCACGGCCGGCGAGAACTGGGAGGAGCGGACCGGCGTCGCCTCCGGTGTGCGACTGCCCGACGGTACGTTCGGGCAGCTCACCGCCGAGGACCGGGAGCCGGTCGGCAGCCCGCACGAGCCACACGGCCTGCGCTACCTCAGCCTCGTCGCGCTGCCCGGCGGCCGCCAGCGGCTGTACTACGAGGCGACCCGTGCGGACGGGGCGCACGACCTGCGTACCGAGTTGTTCTGA
- a CDS encoding serine/threonine-protein kinase, producing MRNLGGRYRLINRIGLGGMSEVWRGHDRVLDRPVAVKIMDPGVEGSLGVPGVDLVRAEARSAARLAHPNVAGVHDFGTSPGPDSEVPYIIMELVEGQTLSEHLAAGRLDWRISVRVCAEVAAALAAAHAENVVHRDIKPANIMLTPAGAKVLDFGIAAVIGSPDPDPDGPVMGTPAYIAPERFDGLPATPASDMFALGTLLYHCLAGRLPWTARSHTELVMAQRFAAPDPMPPLADLPPEVMDLVSRCLARDPADRPTALVAALLLAESVDARVYVPLGDLDPDSRRQPSVSPWTERAAAAPTSASPAFPHPVTSPTPLSSPPTPPSSALSPSAPFPSAAPGSSHPDAVPYAPDDVHVGRHRAT from the coding sequence ATGCGGAATCTGGGTGGGCGGTACCGGTTGATCAACCGCATCGGACTCGGCGGGATGTCGGAGGTGTGGCGCGGGCATGACCGTGTCCTCGACCGCCCCGTCGCCGTCAAGATCATGGACCCCGGTGTGGAGGGTTCGCTCGGCGTGCCCGGTGTGGACCTGGTCCGGGCCGAGGCGCGTTCCGCGGCCCGGCTCGCGCACCCCAACGTCGCCGGCGTGCACGACTTCGGCACCTCACCGGGCCCGGACAGTGAGGTTCCGTACATCATCATGGAACTGGTCGAAGGCCAGACCCTGAGCGAACACCTGGCGGCCGGCCGCCTCGACTGGCGCATCAGCGTCCGCGTCTGCGCCGAGGTCGCCGCCGCCCTGGCCGCCGCCCACGCCGAGAACGTGGTGCACCGCGACATCAAACCGGCCAACATCATGCTCACTCCCGCCGGCGCGAAGGTCCTGGATTTCGGCATCGCCGCCGTGATCGGCTCCCCGGACCCCGACCCGGACGGCCCGGTGATGGGCACCCCCGCCTACATCGCCCCCGAACGTTTCGACGGCCTCCCCGCCACCCCCGCCTCCGACATGTTCGCCCTGGGAACCCTGCTCTACCACTGCCTGGCCGGCCGTCTCCCGTGGACCGCCCGCAGCCACACCGAGCTGGTGATGGCCCAGCGTTTCGCCGCCCCCGACCCGATGCCCCCGCTGGCCGACCTGCCCCCCGAGGTCATGGACCTGGTGTCCCGCTGCCTGGCCCGTGACCCCGCCGACCGCCCCACCGCCCTGGTCGCCGCCTTGCTACTGGCCGAATCCGTCGACGCCCGCGTCTACGTCCCGCTGGGTGACCTGGACCCGGACTCCCGCCGCCAGCCTTCCGTCTCCCCGTGGACCGAACGAGCAGCCGCCGCCCCCACCTCCGCGTCCCCCGCCTTCCCCCACCCCGTCACGTCCCCCACGCCGCTCTCCTCTCCACCCACCCCGCCTTCCTCCGCCCTTTCTCCCTCCGCCCCCTTTCCTTCCGCAGCTCCCGGCTCGTCCCATCCCGACGCCGTCCCGTACGCCCCGGACGACGTCCACGTCGGACGCCACAGAGCAACCTGA
- a CDS encoding DUF6412 domain-containing protein has product MKWWDALSRLAGMLAEAGSPELAGGAGALVGVLLIAMLARMPLVRPVEGGGYRAGVCALRSRAVRVGVPRHRDPDASGRTRPRGPTGVLAVA; this is encoded by the coding sequence GTGAAGTGGTGGGATGCGCTCTCTCGCCTGGCCGGCATGCTTGCCGAGGCCGGGTCGCCGGAGCTTGCCGGTGGGGCTGGTGCCCTGGTCGGTGTCCTGCTGATCGCGATGCTCGCCCGGATGCCACTGGTCCGCCCCGTCGAGGGTGGCGGCTACCGGGCTGGCGTGTGCGCGTTGCGCAGCCGGGCCGTGCGGGTCGGTGTGCCCCGCCACCGTGACCCCGACGCGTCCGGGCGGACCCGCCCCCGAGGGCCGACGGGCGTCCTCGCGGTCGCCTGA
- the yidC gene encoding membrane protein insertase YidC: MFSDIMSLVYHGISALLLFWHALWDRVLGDPHGLGTDWAWVLGIVFLVLTVRAAIFPLFLRQVKSQQAMQRIQPQLKELQARHKGDLVSMQAAQAELFRREKVSPFGAFLPMLLQVPIFIGLLHVLRHLKPSITNGRTLYGWTETQFADASYAKFLTAPIAAAFHSGNAELATLGADGIKVKIVVGILIAAMVTTTFLTSRMSILKTGWSENPQQRTIQRLMLYAIPVSLLFSGLIFPLGVIIYWTTTNLVSLAQQWWVHRRYPSPPLDNTIPATSPALTTTPRVGAKPADPHRRRPTTPTGYSSTGHNSTGHGPSGHNSTGHSSSGHSSASHSSSGQGPAGHSPTDRKRAADVVARRAADRKRAADLAARNTAKPGTP; the protein is encoded by the coding sequence ATGTTCAGCGACATCATGTCCCTCGTCTATCACGGCATCTCGGCACTTCTGCTCTTCTGGCACGCCCTGTGGGACCGGGTCCTCGGCGACCCGCACGGTCTCGGCACCGACTGGGCGTGGGTGCTCGGCATCGTCTTCCTGGTGCTGACGGTTCGTGCCGCGATCTTCCCGTTGTTCCTGCGCCAGGTGAAGTCGCAGCAGGCCATGCAGCGCATCCAGCCCCAACTGAAGGAACTGCAGGCCAGGCACAAGGGCGACCTGGTGTCGATGCAGGCCGCGCAAGCCGAGTTGTTCCGCCGCGAGAAGGTCAGCCCGTTCGGCGCCTTCCTGCCGATGCTTCTTCAGGTCCCGATCTTCATCGGCCTGCTGCACGTGCTGCGCCACTTGAAGCCGTCCATCACCAACGGCCGCACCCTGTACGGCTGGACCGAGACCCAGTTCGCCGACGCCTCCTACGCCAAGTTCCTGACCGCCCCCATCGCCGCCGCCTTCCACTCCGGCAACGCCGAACTGGCAACCTTGGGCGCCGACGGCATCAAGGTCAAGATCGTGGTGGGCATCCTGATCGCCGCGATGGTGACCACGACGTTCCTGACCAGCCGCATGTCCATCCTGAAGACAGGCTGGTCGGAGAACCCCCAGCAGCGCACGATCCAGCGCCTGATGCTCTACGCCATCCCGGTGTCCCTGCTCTTCTCCGGCTTGATCTTCCCGCTCGGCGTGATCATCTACTGGACCACCACGAACCTGGTCTCCCTGGCCCAGCAGTGGTGGGTCCACCGTCGCTACCCGTCCCCGCCCCTGGACAACACCATCCCGGCCACCAGCCCCGCCCTCACCACCACTCCGCGAGTGGGCGCGAAACCAGCCGACCCCCACCGCCGCCGCCCCACCACCCCCACCGGCTACAGCTCCACCGGCCACAATTCCACAGGCCACGGTCCCAGCGGCCACAACTCCACCGGTCACAGCTCCTCTGGTCACAGCTCTGCTAGCCACAGCTCCAGCGGCCAAGGTCCAGCCGGCCACAGCCCCACCGACCGCAAACGCGCCGCCGATGTGGTGGCCCGCCGAGCCGCCGACCGCAAACGAGCCGCCGACCTGGCAGCCCGCAACACCGCCAAACCCGGCACTCCGTAG